From the Helianthus annuus cultivar XRQ/B chromosome 17, HanXRQr2.0-SUNRISE, whole genome shotgun sequence genome, the window CCAATACACTGCTAACCAAGCAGACTGGCATGGTAAAAGCCGAATATTTCtgattgttacaacaattaaaTAATTTGTTGTATAACACACATCCAAACACCACCtatgttattatgtgtatttGTTATTATTAATTTACTTGACACCAATTAAATTATTAACTACATATCCATTCTAAAGAACTGATTTTTTTAGgagaattggcctgtaataatctcacctaaaccttattggtcattaataatcccacctcagaatattcccctcACCAGttccacctttcacctatttttcctacaatagtcccccgttaaaaaaaaacttaacggtgttaagcttttttccaaattacaaacatattttttagggcttttgatcagaacgatgatacgagtcaattgatgtaaaacttacttcgaaatggtgctccaagtgacttgattttggttaattggaaatttaaacacccgaattgaagcaccgtttcgaggcaagttttacatcaatatactcgtatcgtcgttctaatcaaaagccctaaaaaatctgtttgtaatttggaaaaaagcttaactccgtcaagtttttttaacgggggaccattgtaggaaaaataggtgaaaggtgggactggtggggggaatattctgaggtgggattattaatggccaataaggtttaggtgggattattacaggccaaatTCCCTTTTTTTTAACCGTACCGAATCAAGAAGGATGTTTGAAGCCTTGAAATCGCGATATATAATTTGGTCTTTTGCATCATGAAGAAAAGCCAGGCCTCTTGCAGCACCTATTGCCACTTTAAGTCTTGTTGCCCAAGGAAGTGGTTGGGGACCCCCTGCAAATCCAAACAAAATCATATAAGAATATGAAGACTTATATAACCAAACAAACAATTAACACTCAGAATCAATCAATCTTACTTCTAAAAAGATGATTTTCCAAACTCCCTTTAGGCATATATTCATAAACCAAAAGCCTGTTATCGCCCTCAGCGCAGTAGCCAATAAGTTTCACCAAATTAGCATGGTGCAACTGGCCAAGATACGTTACTTCCGTctgcaaaacaaacaaacaatcagcAAACATTTACGAAAATCCAATGGGTTGTGCTAAACGCAACACTTCCTGTTAGTTTTACTAAATGCACCCCATTCCCCAATTAAGTTAGTCACGTCACAGGGTACGTTTAGCCAATCCCGaataaaaaaatactaaaaatggaaaaaaaaaaaaaaaaaaaaaaaaaaaagcgtaCCAGCCATTCCTTGTGGCCTTGAAACCCCTCGGTTTTAAGTTTTTTAACAGCAATAACGGTTCCAGATCCGGGTTTTGAAGCCAAATGAGTAGCTTCATCAATCCAACCTTTGAAAACATACCCAAACCCCCCTTCGCCCAAAAGACTATCGGGTCGAAAGTTCCTAGTAGCATTTTTTAACTCCATAAAAGAAAAAGGCTTCACATTAGTAGATGATATTATTTCCCCTTCAGATCTTGGTGTACAAATACTATCAATACTACTACTTCCACCACTGTAACTTGAAATCGTCGTACTCGAAGGACCCGAATACGTCCCAGTTTTACTATTCGATATCCCTGTTAATCATGAATAATATCAAAATAATCAAATTATCAAATTGCAAAATTATAAACACAATTTTCCCACATGAAATCAAAATTGTGGGAAAACTGATTCAATTCCAGATCTTTAATTCATATATAGATCAACTGTAATAATATAATTCAATTAACTgaaattaaaaacaaatttaGGTCAAATTAATGAACTTACCAGGGGATCTAGAGGCAACTGTTGCATCCACTTTAGCAGCAGAAGAATTCATACAGTTTCCCATAGAAATGAATTAAACGGTATTGAAAATTGTGAGTGAATTATTAGTGAGATCTTATAAACTTATATTGAGTCATGAGAAAGGGGATTTGTGTTCACAATATTAAAGTGAAAAACAGAAGCCGAAATGAAATTTCATGAGCATACTACTTCTGAAAATGTACTTTGACCAGTACAAGACATGCTACCCACGATGggatattattattttttggaatttttctaCACGTTTAAGAGGATGTGTGGTTTTTTAGAGTATTTAATTCAACACCTAATTTCCTGTAACTTTTTTTAACGTCTAACGAATCCTTTAAATGAGCTACTGTCAAAATTCATcgcatcgggatacactcgcatCCGAACCGCGAAAAACCCTCACCTAGAGctgaagcccgtgaacactcgcccgaacgCACGACAGTGGGTAAAACCTGCTCAGTTCAAAGATCGAACTACCGATTTCTACCTGTAACTGTGGCAACTATTTTAAATAGGAGCAGCCGTATAGAATTTTTATATGTAACTGTGGCAACTATTTTAAATAGGAGCAGCCGTATAGATTTTTTATATATGGACCACCATGTGTTTAGATTCATTATAAATACGTATAGATTTTTTATATGTAACTGTGGCAACTATTTTAAATAGGAGCAGCCGTATGGATTTTTTATACATGGACCATCTGTTTAGATTCATTAttaatatagatatagatttatgTTTACAATTTAGCATCAGATGCGCATGCATGCGTCGTTAAGTTGGGAAAGTTGGTGTAAATTTGATTTGATTTAGTTGTCTATCTCGGCCTCCAGTGGCGAAGGATAGTTGGTgaccgggggtgcacccgcccgccaatgtttcggttagaagtgtataagTTTCGATTTTTCATCTggaaattttaaaattatataggatcacCCCCtcaattatttttcctaaattgtatatcctaaatatttatacactttgtatataaatgatgggtagtttggtaaatatatttgAGCTCTTATTTGTTTAACCCTAGATTACCCATCACATAATAAACTAAATCACAACTGAATTAAAAAAATCTTAAAGGTCGTCGTGCTGAGTTGTAATTCTTCGTCCAGGTTTCATTTATCTCGTATcattatatgtgtgtgtatatatatatatattgatcttTTGTTTGTTATACAGTATTTAGTTTTTCTATATGCAAGAACAGGTCCTTTGAATGAatgaattttttttgttttatttggaactattattatttgactcAACCTGAATCGAAtagccgacccgacccgaaacataacgataggaaaaaaattTGGGTCCCATCACTTTGCGGCCCCTcaaaacttttggtcaagctccgccactgtcGGCCTCCCTCTTCGGATTTGGCGTTGTGAATAATATTTACCTTTAAAAAAAAAGATGCGCATGCATGTTTCATGATGATTGGTTTTAGTAGGCTTTCTTCGTTGTAATGTTTTTGTGtttgtatttattattatttaaatttgtATTGAGTCGCCCTTTATGTAGCACTGGGTTAGCAGCCTGCCGTATAGGGCCCGTTTTTAAGAGGGGGGGGGCTATTTTTTATGTACCGTAGGACAATTTGTTTTGTGATTACGCTTCGATTTATGTATCATAGCGCCTTGATTAGTTGATTCAATGAAGGCTAAGGCTTGAGTATGTAGAATATAGCCGAGAGACATAACGTCAGCCTTCACTGCACGAGGCTGATTTTACTTGCCGTACAGGGTCTTCGAAATCTATAAAGCAACTCTGATACTACATGTAAGCCCTATTTAATCTTATTTGTAAAAAAGTATGAGATGTTGGAAAAAACTAAAGAGAAAAGAGAACGAGGTGGCCAAAGAAAAAGATCCTATAATTTACTAGTTTCATttaattaaaaattaattaaCTTGGGAATTGGGAATAATAATTGAAGCAATATCCAATATGTCTTGATATAACTAGTGAATAATAATTGAAGCAATATCCAATATGTCTTGATATAATTAGAAAACTTTAATAAGTTCTCAATTTGATTAGTAAAGTTTAATAATTATTCAATATAATTGAATATGAAGGAATATGCCCTCTTTATATAAGTTCAGTAAATACAAAAAATAGAATAAACCATTAACCATGGTCTTCCTGTCTCTTTCACATTTGAATTCTTAAACTTGTATATTGCTCCTATCCAAATCACCTTGTCAACAAAATTGTCTCATGTTTACACATGTGCAACGTCAGATTtcatttataaaacaaaaaaaaattagtaaACGCGCTTCAAAAGTTAGACCCTACGcaatatataatataaattatacataaaaaTGTAGTAAATACTTTTTCTTATAGTCTAGAACTAGAATTCAACTCACTTCTAAGATAACATATAATTATGAATTTAGAATAGTTATATGATCGCGTCCACATACATATGACTATTAACTAATTAAAAGCAGGAAAAGTGACTAGAGAGCAGGTCCACTTATAAAACAATAGTGATTGATTTGACCACGTTGGTTTTTTTCACGATGACACGCTAATAATTTTTTAAAGTAAAAATTTTTATTACATGTTTCTCTGACTTTGTAAAAGTCTTCTTTTGTCTACACTAAAGTCAAAATCACATTTTCTGGGTGTTACGGTTTCTTACGTAACCTAGTTGTGTTGAGCAGGTCAGATTACATATCAAAACAGGCTGGCACCCTTTGAAAACAAACTTAGTGCTAAATTCTCGATAAAATCATGACCGCACCTTTTAAAATTTTTCGTCCGTATCTTTTGGAAAATTTTCGACCGCCCCCCTTAGGAAAAATATCttataaatttattaaaaaaaaatgtgaatactgaatttaaaaaaaaaatacaacctAATTAACTTTCCACTTAACTCAATTAAGTTTCTCGTAACCTTTAGCCAAATAAATACTCCATAACCCAAGCTCAACTCTACTCAATCTAATACTCTAATTTGaactaaaatataataaaagGAGCTCTAGATGTTTTGGATAGAtctcaaaaaatgaaaacccgtatggctacattttaaatatgtttgtaacgacgtttgacgtgttttgatgattatataaattatagcttatgttcttttgttttacttgACCCGACCGatatgaaccgatttttttatatacctagagacctaaaatttttaaaaatattccgcacccctATAACAAAATTCCTAGGTCCGCCACTCTATGGATTAAAATGGGTTTTCAGAAGTTTCAATCACGAGTTTAGATTAAAATGAGTTCGCTTTAAGATAAGTTGTTTAAAAAATATAGATATATTAAAGTGAGTCCACCGGTATATTTGCTTTTAGGGTGAGCGGGGCACTTCTCGGAGAGGCCTGCAGTGAGCCAagtccccgagcgggaacaccgccgctaTCAACGCGGTGAGTCAAATCGGTGAAGGGGATCGGTGTATACTCGCCGattgagagagaggagagagagagagggggtgattGGTTGTTAATGTGAGTCCACTCtttttccaccaatcatatttttttcttctttttttataaaaaataattgtgtgagtagagtgatgccaacgtttgagtgcaaaatggggactTAGGCCATGTGGTGTACTCTAACATCTAGAGTGTTAACAATGACATGGCATGTTAACTAACATTGCAACCCACTCCCTCCTTGtgttaaagtgcattaaatgagttatgtgttaacatgttaacccaaTGTTAAAAGATTAAATtgattattattttctttttttagacAAAACCAATGTTAAAATGCATTAAATGAgtatgtgttaacatgttaaaccATTTCCTTAGAGTGAGACAAAGTGAAATGAGGAAAAAAAGTTGATGTGTCACTTAGGTGGAGTTAAGTTATGTTAAAGTATACCCAAAAACCTTAAGAAGGGAATTGACGTGGCACGTACTGAATGAGTGTCTGTAAGAGAGGTCactcccctaagagaggagtgcccctctcacccttatGAGTTATGCCGATGAATATAACGGTGCTGACAACATTGATAGTGGATGAATCAtgattatttaataaatgaatTATAATTTGACTACTTTTACaaatgttagatcattcacaacTTCTTGTTCATTTCCAACAGTATATAAAATTCATATTTTTCTGAATGactatttttataaatattagagcattcacatctccTCCATTTCCAAACGTATATAAAATTCATACTTTTCGAAATATGTTACTTTAAAAAAACTTCTCTATCTCATTCTTTACATTTATCTCTATTCAATTATATAatatttctttattattttttctttcttctacTCACATCCGctcattacatatatatatatatatatataggatgaggttcaagagtgaacaatAGTGTAGTTTGTGAACTGagcgaactaatcctggccatacatgtGTGTAGATTAATGaccaggatttgatgatgaaatacactaatgtattttacgatttgatgataaaATCCTAGCCATccacgtgtgtaaatcaatggccaagatctgttcactcagttcgcaaatacattagtgttcactctagaaccccaccatatatatatatatatatatatatatatatatatatatatatatatatatatatagatagagagagagagagagagagatgaaggttaacgtacatcacgcacgacagataattacgcacgttcattttaaaattaaggacgttataactcaaaaaaccaaaatcacgcatgttgaaaataataatcacgcatgttgaaaccattaatcacgcatgttatagaacaaaatcacgcacgttgtcgtacgtgatttacgttaagccgtaatgtattttacacacacactctctctctctccatatatatatatatatatattgcacgttgtcgtacgtgataTACGTTAAGCCGTGATGTATTTTACACTCTCTgtctatatatatctatatatatatataaagtatggAGTATAAATAGTGAAATAAATTTGGGGGATGTGTTTGTTTTCCCATAAAATTATGAAAGATGCGGAAGGGGATGAAGGATGAGACGTAGaggtgtattattattattattattattattattattattattattattattattattattattattattattattattatttgccATTTTCCCTCAAATGTGATAATGAATGATGGGATGGAGGATAAAATATGAATGCCCTATAGTCTATACTAGGTAATTGTTTGGAAAAAAAGAAGTGTACTATATTAAGGTTGGGATGGAGGATGAAATATGAATGCTCTCTTATACTAGGTAATTCGTCAACCCCCATTCATGATTAAAGAACCTATTAATGTGTCAATATAATTTTTGCACATTCATTTTTATTtaatcgtttatcacatttagcAAATACATGAGCAAACATTAGTTTACGGCTCAAATCCATGTTATCGCGTTCCGACTATGAACACTATTAAAATTGTACTTTTTGTTAGTTTTATGCATAACTTCTTCATAATTAACGTTTTTTAAATGAAGCATACTTAACGTTTAATTCAAGTGAAAATCATGAAAGTAACCATTTTCTAGGTGTTATAACTCTACGATAATCTTAGACAAAAATCAGGCTTATGATTATGAGTGACATACACGCCTCCTAGTTGCATATTGGACTATATCCTCATTAATACATATGTAAATGCACTTAACTCCCTTTCAAAAAAAGTGATAGTTAACTCACAAATATTCATTTTCTACACGATGGTGGCTCACGTATAGGCCGTGCCATTGCATTGGTAATGCCATAATTCATTTGctataagaccacccgtagtgaggcggtatttttaaaaaaaattgaaaaaaccgCCCaaaaacgcccccccccccccccactacaCTAGGCGTGGCGTTTTAAATATAACGCTGAAGTGATCAAATGGATTTTGCATGTGGCCAATGGGGAGTGGTCCAAGGTTTGACTAGCCAATGAGCAAttgtttgcttttttttttgtttaatgattggaaggggcattattcccactacaccacttttgcaataacgccccatgctgactgggatgacacgtgtcggataatgtctcatggtgggggcattatttttcttaaccactacgggtggtctaaaaGACGAGAATCATGTAGACATCACATCAATAGGGTGGTGatccattggcaaaggcaaaaccTTTAAACACCTTAAACGACatggaataaaagaaatttgccgttcaaaaaaaatgtaGACATCACTATTTAAACCAATACAATATTAGACACACACGCATAAAGAGAGAGACCGTGAGGCTTACACATTTTGTTAGAGAGAACACAAATCAATATAGAACATGCATGTCAATGAAGAAATATGGTTGATCTTTTGGACCAGAAGGTCAATTGATGTTCATTGTTGCTTTGTAATATATCATGCAAGTGTTGATGTCTTTCTTATGAGCTACTTTGGTAGCACTTGTAAATGATTATTTGATAACAGTTGATGGTGAAGCATGGGTACATTTTTTTATTCTTTCTACATTCACtacagttttaaaagatatttataTTCCAAATATATCAAAGGTTATAATACATTATAGTTGATTGGTTGAGAACGGACAATATGTACATTTCGGAGACACTCTTTACTACGCCGATTTATAGTATTTTCACAATTTTGTACGGCTATAACTTATTAGAAGATTTGTTTCGTCTTTTCATCACTAGCGACTTATTGTTAGAACTGTTATTAGTTGCATCGATCTATGATGTTTGTGATGGTATGTTTGAGGTCAAACTACAATATGACTTCATGTTTTCAACTAATAAAAAGGCAACACATGTATGCTCTAAATCCAACCATCATTAATTTTGTAATATGCTCCTTCTCAAAAGGATTATGAACACATTGGTGTTTAGTAAACAACTTGGTTCGAATCCATTTTGCCACACAATGAATAACTTgataggaaaaaaaataaaatagtgTAGCTTTATAGCTAAAATATTTTTTCCATGtcattttttctttcaacattaTATTTATTGTATATAGAAATAAGAAAACTTTACttaaataaattacatatatcCCACCATGCAGGATAATGGGTATGTTTAGCAAAAGTAGCTGGTAGCTGGTGTCTGAAAGCTGGTAGTTGGTAGttgtagctggtagctagtaggaGTAACTTTTTAGACATATTTGGTGTTTGACAGAGTAGCTGAAGCTtttaataaagagtaaattacaaaaatcgtcatttatgtatgtcacttattgcaaactgtgtcctttgtctttaataacgtactcgatgtttgcaaaccattgcaagttatgtcctttagctctaactcagttaatttttgtggttaaatctgaccaattgaccccacatgagggtatttttgtggttaaatttgaCAAAATAGACCCCCACAtaagagtaaaatgaccaaaataccctcatgcggggtccatttggtcaaatttaaccacaaaaaattaaccgAGTTAGGGCTAAatgacataacttgcaagggtttgcaaacatcgagtacgctttctgtaattattgaagataaaggacatagtttgcaataagtgacatacataaaggacgatttttgtaatttactctttaataaaatgaccaaaatggatgTAACTAAACatttaaaaagtttgtgcattaaaaagttcattatctttagaggttaaaataatcattttttacctaaaagcttgtagctctttctaaacgctactagtggGAGCATTCAACCAAAAACTTCAAGCTCTGAACCTAAAAGCTTTAAGCTCGTTCAACCAAACAAGTCTTTTTATTGAGTATgagttttttcttaaaagcttagaCTATCCCATTGGTGACCTTTGTTTAGGTTGGTTGTCACTTGGCAAAATAATATTGGttgtattaaaattaaaaaaagaaaaaagaaattgAAACCCACAACCAGGTTGTTGGAGCAACCTAGGTCATGATCCAAAAACATGCTCAACTTCATCCACTTGTCCAAACTTGATTGGTGcatcatttttttattaattactATTTCCCTCATCAATTGAATTACTCAAATAACTTTTTATAATTAAACTTGTAAGAAAAACTAAATACACGGTATTTCTTAAAATAATTTTCTAAACATCCCgatataagttttattaaaaatagattttgtttaaaaaacacatttttaaaataaaataaatatatatttaataaaagtaGGTTTGGGTTGGGTTGTTAATGGGAATGAAAGGTTGAGTTGTGTAGATTCAAGAAAGAAAAATTAGTTTTTTATTAAAGGTTGGGTTGAGTTGGGTTCTGAATGAGGATAGTCTTAAAGCTAGAAGCTTCTAAAAGCTCAATGCCAAACATACCAAATGTTTTATTATGTTGTCTACAATAAGAACGTCAAACATGTCTCCCATAACTAACAAATAAATGGTCAAAATTATGGGTGGAACTTTTTATCGAACAACAAaactttataaaaacaaaaagaaaaggaCGAacattataaaacaaaaaaatggTTTTGCAACCATTGAACCCAGTTGATATTTGTTTTACTATTCCTATTAACATAGCAAAGATAGAATTAACAAACATTGATCAATATCAATGATTTTGTTATCCCGAAACCACCACAGGTCCTACCACACCGAATAAATAATGGATTATATTAACCTTTTCTTCTGATTAGGCGTAGACACTGACTCCAACAAATCAATAAAATCTAAAGTGAAGTTTTGGAGATCGAAAAACTAATATCAAGCCTTCGAGCCACCAAATCCCAAGATCTTAAGCAACATCACACTCACCAAATAATGGACAAGCGATTCCACTTGATTAGTATAAAGAGGACAAAGAGTATTTGGGAGATCCACACCTTTGTCAACCAAATTACACATCGTCGTAttatgacccccccccccccccataattTTCCAACCCAAAATATTGACCTTCCTAGGCACAAATTGATTCCATCTAGTCAAACTCACCTCGTTAGGAAGAATGACCCCCATCAATATGCTTTCTAATAGAGGATACCAAAAAACTCCTCTTTGACATCCAATTCCCAAATCCATTTATTCTTCTCCCCTTGCCACGAGAAAgatacaaaatcagtagaaagAACATGTAATTGGCCTTCCTGAGTTCCCCCTCGAATACCCGGCCTCCAATTCCAACACGAAACTCTGTTGACCTAATGATGATTAATAGAAAATTTCTTTTAGACTTCAAGATTAAATAACCCTGGAAATCGAGAAAGTGGGGTATAAAAGGGTTTAAAAGCCCTAAGATTCCATCACCATAAACTAGATAGAGAAAGTGGgggtctagagagagaaagtgaaggAAAGGTGAAACGAGGCCAATAATCAAAGGTGGAAAGCTTTGAATCGATTGCCAATTAATTGGGGATCATCACATGTTTTAACCATCCATGTAAGAATCGACTTCCAAACATTGGTGTATTTAGGGTTTTATGGGAAAACTTGGGTCTTTAACCCAGAGGATGGATTTTTACGTGATTATAGGAATAAAAACCTTGTATTGCGTCATGGAAGTTAAACAAACATTTTAGACGTAAAAAGTTATGATTTTAGGCTGAACACGGACCTGAAATGGTCGATTCTTCAACCGATAACACTGGACTTTCATATGGCTACACTCCTATGGTCGGGGCGACACTTGTTAGTTGAGGATGGTGATAAAGCACTGATTACGAGGTTGTCCAATGATTGGTGACATTGCCGACGACACTCAAAAGTGTCGGTGACACTCAAGAGTGTCGCAACCCATGACATAGTGATAATACGAAAGACCTAACGCAAGTTAGGCGACAATGTCTGGCGCCACTGTTCAATGATAATATTAGAAGTGACAAGTGATGTTTGTTTCTAGCCTAGACACTCTAACACGAAATATTTAATTATAATCAAGTGTGTTTCTAGACCCCTCTTACATTATTGTTTTGAGGTGGTGTGCATACTCACAATGTGTTCAATGTAAAGTGATGATGTTTTCTTTTAAACGTGATAGACAATGAAATGGTTTTGCTAAAGAAAAGTATATAATTTTAGAGTGACAGAATGTTAAATTGATGGAATGTAAAGTGTCAAGTATGCATGTTACACATGATGGGTTGTTACCTTCGAGGCTGTTATGTTGGGCGGTTACACTTGGGTCTGTTACAATGGGCGGTACCTGTGGGGTCATATTACAATGGCGGTGCATTTGTTGCTTGCTAGTGGTTATACAACTACGAGTAGTACAAAATTCAAGCTTTGTTCATAGTAATGTGCCATGATTGATACGATGATAATATGTATGACAATGTGATGAGACGTACTTTAACTGCTTAATGTATTTAATGCATGTTGAAGTTTATAGTTACTGCTTTAAACTAGTACTCACTCAGTGTATCTGATTTTTATTATGCACCTTAGGTTGACTACAATACAAAGGCTGACATGATGTAGAGACTCCCTAACAAATGGATACCCACTTTAATATTGTTTTTAAGACGatgttttaatttatttggttGCAATGACTTAAATATGGTCGCTGCGAATGAATGAACTTTTACCTTTTAAACTATTTTCCAAAGAGTAAATCTAAAAACTAAGACCCAAACCCGGGGTTGGGGCGTTTCATTGGATCAGGTAACGGATGAAAGTAGGTTTGGGTAAAGGCAGTAACGAAGGAAGTGGAGGTGTTGGTGACGGTGGTGGATACAATAGTGGAGGTGATGTTGGTAGTGATTGTAGTAGGGGTTGTGACAGCAGCACATGCGCACATGCTATGGGGTGGTGGAGGCTACTTATAGTAGGTGACACGATGATGGTTGGTTGTGATTAGGGTTTCAATAGGATCAAAAGAATATGAACACGAACAGAGacttgttcatgttcattcgttaagaaaataaatgtgttcacgaactgttcatgaacacttatcgacaagattttatgttcgtaTTTGAATTCATTAGAGAAATGAACGTGTTTGTGTTCTTTTGTGTCATTTCGTTAATTTAAGGCAACGAACGCAAATTAACACAATGAAACGTGGATGAAagaaacgaacacaaacaagtgtTCATTAATAGAAACGAACACCGGCTAACATATATTAAATTTCAAATAAACTCGGCATCTTTCATCACAAACATTACGTAGATCCACCTAAAATTTACTAACCTAATTATCCAATCTTAATACACATAATTAACATATAATAATGTCTCTAAAAACAAAATTCTCATGTTAAACTTGAAGTCTTCATTTAATCCACCCAAAATACacttgaagtatttaaataaaaatataaaaattaaaacccaaatgaactatcgaacataaACGAGCACGTTCATGAACATGAATGAATAAACGTGATATTTGCTCATGTCCATTCATTTAACTAAGCGAACAGAGTTTCTTGTTCGTGTCCGTTcctttattaaataaacgaataCAAAATAATTTCCCGCCGAAcgattcacgaactgttcactAAACactcggttcgtttgcagccatAATGGTTATCACTCATTTGTATCTATTT encodes:
- the LOC110925846 gene encoding probable serine/threonine-protein kinase PBL3, with product MGNCMNSSAAKVDATVASRSPGISNSKTGTYSGPSSTTISSYSGGSSSIDSICTPRSEGEIISSTNVKPFSFMELKNATRNFRPDSLLGEGGFGYVFKGWIDEATHLASKPGSGTVIAVKKLKTEGFQGHKEWLTEVTYLGQLHHANLVKLIGYCAEGDNRLLVYEYMPKGSLENHLFRRGPQPLPWATRLKVAIGAARGLAFLHDAKDQIIYRDFKASNILLDSDFNAKLSDFGLAKAGPTGDRTHVSTQVMGTHGYAAPEYIATGRLTSKSDVYSFGVVLLELLSGRRAVDKDKFGVEQDLVEWTKPYLGDKRRLFRIMDTKLEGQYPQKSAFTAATLASQCLNIEPKSRPRMSEVLASLEELQAAKNDSRDHRKVSSPVPRSPVGHRQRRSTPLGSPLVTPPRRSTAQVR